The following nucleotide sequence is from Cyclopterus lumpus isolate fCycLum1 chromosome 20, fCycLum1.pri, whole genome shotgun sequence.
ATTTTTAGGCCAATACATCAGGACCCGGTCTGTGTAGTCCCATAACCAGGCACAACGTGAGGTTGATTTAGTTAAAGAGGAAACTGAAAAAAGTCCTCAGACTAGACAGCAGAGACATTGTGTAACCTAATGAGTTCATTCGGTTAGATGGCTAAATAGGTACATAGATACAGATTGTCCTAAACCAATGActgaatgtaaataaatgtacacataaatacaaataaatagcaTACAGCATGTTGTAGCCGTGGCTCACagtatttcagatttaaaatgtcattaacaCTGATTGCTTCTTTTGTGAAGAGATTTTAATCTTACATTTTCTACGAGACtaaattcatctttatttactttgaGTTCCACATAAAGTAATCACTTACACATGACAGTAaacaaagaggggaggagggtgtAACACATGGCAATATGGGAAGAGAGGACCAGGAAGAGAGTTTGAAGAAGAACATCTATATTTGATATCATTTTATAAGATATAACACTGTTTGGGAAAGCAGCAATTCAAGGACATTTGAGGTTAACATGGCAGGTGCTAGAGAGGGTATGGGGGTACGGGGGCTACAACCTTTGTGATATTGGTACAAAATAAGGTCTGGAAGCTGGGGAGGAGGTTCGTTAGTAAGTGGTCTACATGATCTGACGGTGCATACCATAGCCTGTCATGCCAGCTTGGGAGGCCCCGCGGTTGCTGCCCATCTGCAGGCCGATCAAACTCTGACCTTGGCGGAGTTGCTCTTGGCTGAACTCTCGCCGATATCCCTGGGCTTTCCTGTACAAGAACAACAGTTACAAGGTGAAGGAGAGGAACATGAAGCATCACGCAGTTGTGGAAATGTGAAGCTCTTttgtcacattacattacattacatgtcatttagctgacacttttatccaaagcgacttacaataagtgcattaaaccatgagtccaaactcagaacaacaagattcaagcaagtacaatttcttcaataaagttaaactacaaagtgctatcagtaagagacatttaagtgctactaaagtgttaaactacaaagtgctatcagtaagagacatgtaAGTGCTTGCATTGTTCTACtatggcgctaccttccctattcaaggtacaCTGTCTTTACCTGTGGAACCAGTCTCGGTCACCCCTGTAATGGCCATCGTCCTTAGTGACAGCCACACTGCCCAGAGCCATAAGAGTTCTTTGTACTGCTGCCATGTCCTTTCCTATAGCCAGAACAAAAGTATCACTTTATCATAACATGAACTGATAactgatcatcatcatcatcatcatcatcgtgtaAACCAAATTGAATGAGATGAAATGTAAGTAAACAGATGTAACATCACCTTCCCAGAGGTCCACAGTTTGAAATATGTCCGTGGTTGTGACTCCGTAAGCTTCAGCTGCTTGCAGGAACTGAGAGATCTTCTCCATTTGTTTGAAGGCCATCTGAGTCTCTAGAATCTTCTTGATAGGCTCCTTCCCCCTCGGATAAAGGCTGTTGATGAGCCGACAGAGGATCTGGGACAGAGGTCATCAGAAATCTAAATCATATGACACCTTTACCGTACCAAAATGACAGTTGAGGGTTTTACGTGTTAGTATACTCCTATTTTTcatgcttattattattattcagtgcAAAATGTTACACTTGCAAAGCATGTACCACAACAGTTAAAAATTCAAAACAGTGGGACCCCTCTTTTAAGTAAGAGTGATGATAATGATCTGTTATTCTAGTATTATTGACTGAAGCTTTCACAATTAAATGAGCACATATCAGGTTGCTTATTTTAGGCTATTGACTTAATGGGCTCTTAAATCCGACAGGCTCAACAAGGTTGTAGCTTAAATAATTGAATGGTAACTTCTATTTTAGGTATTGCAGCCACTCACTGTTCCATCCATCAGCCATTTCTGGAAgttctctctgcctgtctgcggCCTCTCTAGGTTTCCTCCGCACTGTCCGACGATCCAGTCCACCAGCCGCTGCTCCAAGTCTGGGTCATACTTCTGCTCGATCTTCTCCTGCACCTCTCGGCTCAGTCCATAGCTGGGCCCTCTGTTTGCCATGGCAGCTCTTGCAACGCTATATGTAGTGTACAGCTGCCCTGAAGAGAACAGACAAGAGGCTGAAGTGGCATTACTCCGATGCAAACTAaattattctttgttttttttttaaacatcatctTAATGTTCCTATATTATACCTCTATATTAGTGAGTTTTTGTGACTGCTTTATATCCTCAATACATGGCTTGTGGATGACTACAACTATTTTTAGAGCAAACACTTTTCTGTTTACTACAATGAAAATAGATTAAATTAGACCACTAATATAAACAATCTTAATGTTTGAAGAAAAGCTCAGCAGGCCACCGCGGCGCATCTCTGGAGGCTGTGGCAGAGAAGGGTGTGGTCCATGGCAGCTGTCCCGAAGAGGGACCACCCCTTCCATTGCTATGGTAACAATCAAACCAGTTTCCGGCACGCTGCGTGCGAGGATGGCTCAAGTATGACCTCCAGTATGCAGTCATCATGAAGAGAATTAAGTcattaaagatttttttttttttttacaaagtgtCATACAATGTAGTCAACAACAGTTCTATGTTTAGCCTGGAATTGAGTTTAATTAAATTACGTCAGCCCTTTTGGGCcgcatttaaatgtttgtttttaactcttCAGTTTATTGTTTTCACTGCGTCGGTTATCAGGCGCAATTCCGTCAGTGAAATTCCGAACATTCAAAGAAAGTCCCGCTACCTAATGTCACGACACCATACTGCTGTGCATCCTGCAGCTTCTTAATTAAAACGTCAACATTGTACAGACCCAAAAGGCAACATGCGCAAAGCGCACACACTAGAGCTGCGACACTGGCCCGGCTGCACAAACAGCATTTCCAACATGTCGCGCACCCAAAGCGGTTTTATtcaataaagacacacacttacTGAAAAGGAGAGCGCGGTCCGATTTGTCCGAGTCACGGTGTTATTCCCTCTGAGCTGGGCCGGGCTGAGGATGAGGCTGaggctgaggatgaggatgaggctGAGGATGCTGAACTGCTGAAGCATCCATGTAGCGCAGCACAGGCGCGTCGGGCCGGGCTGGATCTCATTTGTCCGGGAGGGGGCGGGTCACTCGTTTTATATTGCAACTCCCAAGGAGGGTCCCGGGAGACTCGAAACACAGAATGCGACGTGACACCGCTTCCGGACAGTGGTCACTGTGGCGCATGCTCAGCTTTAGGCCTCATGAAGTGACCCCTCACCAAACCAAGGGACATGACGGTGACCAATTAATAACCGCTAGatgcagtgccttgctcaatgGCATCAGAGCACTGAGCAGAGTGGGTGTTTGCATATGTTATCTTGTTAGAatgctgcacggtggtgtagtggctagcactgtcgcctcacagcaagagggccgcgggttcaattcccggtcggagcggtccttctgtgtggagtttgcatgttctccccgtggcagcgtgggttctctccgggctctccggcttcctcccacagtccaaagacatgctgcaggttaattgatccctaaatgtcccataggtgtgaatgtgagagtgaatggttgtatgtccctacatgtgccctcgatggactggcggcctgtccagggtgtcccctgccttcgccctatgtcagctgggataggctccagcgcccccgcgaccctaatgaggataagcggtattgaaaatggatggatggatggatcttgtTAGAATATCGTCTATAACCAGTTTGTCTCCCTGAGGACTTATTTTTGTTTGACTTCTACACAAAGCAAACACTAAGATGGATTTGTTGTTTAAGACATCCTTCTCTGAGTTGTTGAGTGGGGACTAATGTGGCAAATATGAGTGCTGCTTAAATATGAAAGCGGCAATCAACAACTACCATTTACAAAGCATTGCCTGGGAAACAGATCTGGAGTGCAAGAATATGCTTTATGTAAGAACTAAAAGGGAGCTTGTAGTAAAACATCACCAGATGCAATGCCATATGCACAATCTCTTCTGCTTGCATTACAACTGTCATGTTGTATGCTCCCATAAATTGATGTTTGATTTTAGTTTTGACACAAAAAAATGAGTGACTACATAGCTCAACCATGAGTTAAAGGTCACCACTGCAGTTAAGTGGACCAGAGAGTTAAGTGGCTGGTTTCGCCCCATTGAGCATGGAGAAGCTAGTAGGCAATTACAAGTTAATAATCAACAGTCCAGTGGCTCCATTCAGCAGACCTCTAtgtctaaaggtctgcaggttTGGGGAAACACAACTCTatcatgctaaaaaaaaaaagtagtacaCCTGGCAAACTGCATTTCTCTTCAATTGTTAGCCATTTAATTCATCTGGATTTGTATAAAAGAATAAATCCCCCTTTTTTCATCTATTTAGTAATCATAGTGATTTGAGTTGGGGTCTGAttgagattgtttttttgtaattcaaCTCTCAATTTCCTTAAATTGTAATTACTTTTAGAACTTAAGAATTgtgcatacatttaaatatcaaCAGCGCTCATTAAGATAGCTGTTAGTTGATTGTGTTGTGTTGGGGTAACAGACTGAGACCTGCACTTCAGTGTGCGGAGGTTTTATTGGCCAGAAAGGGTGAAAAGTGATTAAAAAAGGCACAGGAACACTAAGCGTCTAAGTAAAGAAGGAAGGGGAAAAAGCAAGGACAGTGGACCTAATAAAGGCCAACATAACACGCATATAATAACCTGGAACATACAAATGCAACCTGAAGATATAAGGGAACATCTAACAGGGAAGCTCCCTTTCAATAAAGTTTGCTCTGTAACGGCATGTTGACAGATGTAGTACGGGGAGGATAACAGATGGGTAAAAGGTCATATTTGGCAGACAAATATGCCTTTGTTTGGTACATTTCTTGAGGGTTGACTTCCCAGTAAACACAGTCCTTCTCTCCTTATCTCAGCAACCTCTCAAGTTCACTTGCCCATTCCTTACTCAGACCAGAGTGGTCAGCTTGTCTATGAGATCATCGATAGTGTAGACCATGAGCTTGATGTCGTCCCTCTCAGACATGCGGTGCTGGCCATGTCGCCGGAGGATGACATCCACATCATTGCTGAGGATGCGTTCTGCAACTTGCATGGAGATGTGCCAGGGGACGTCCTCGTCTTTGAGGCCATGAATGAGCCGTACAGGACAGGTGATGGGGATTGGACTCTGGAGCACACAGTGATTTTCTGCCTCCCGCAGAAAGTCCATGCTGAACTTGTAAAGACCCTCCTCTGAGTGTTTGGAGGGCATTGTCCACGCCCCTTTCTCCTCAAACTCCTTGCGTGTCTGTGCATTAAATCATGGACAAATCCAACTCAATAACATATAGAAATGAAAATATCTGCAGGTTTCAAACAAAATGGCATCAATGTGATGTATACAAGATACTATAATAAGTTCCTACCTCCAGAGGAAGAGAGTTGAACGATGTGACAATTAGATCAGCGGCAGTGGAGATGCCCACCAGAGCTGCAGTCTTCTCTGGTCTTGCAATGGCAGCCAGCAGCATGAACCAACCACCTATACTGGAACCCACCATTATCTACAAGTAAGAAATAACACCATAAATAGACTGCAAAACAATTGAACAATTgattaataaacacaaaattaaaaaccTCAATAGAAATGGTCCATAAAGACACCAGACTCATGCAGCATAATCATAGCAGTGGAAAACTGATGATACCACAAATGTTGCAACACAGTGCCATCTTTTGGAGGTGGATAGGAACATACAAGGAATACTGGAGGTTGAAaggataatgataataataataattcacgtTTATTGATTCTCTTTTCATTGATTCTGTGTTACATCCTTTTTCTGGTTATTTTTTGGGTGTACGGTTTTGTTTTATAGCCTTAATTCTGGATGATGAacatacaatacaaacatttaGTAATtctaagagttttttttttaatggaggtaatttcactttttttgtggaaaaacacagacataaattATTATTCAAGGCAAAGTAGTATGtgtttggaggagaaaaaaaaataccagtcaaattcaataattaatttgtgcaAGTACAAAAagagtttaacataagaacatttAGTGTATATTGTGtttgcaaaacattttattttgattaatATTTTTCACTGGCTTCCTGTGTGGCTGTGATTGATTTTAAGAGATGCACTTGTATCGCTGTGAGAAGAAGCTTCAATTGGCCGTAGGCTATTAAAAACAGTAGTCTTGTAATTTATTGCATGCATATTGAACAACTATAATCCTGCAATCATAACTCGACTGAAATCTATGTTTTCCGACTGTTACATTTTGCACTTCTTCTCCAGCTTGTTGAAATACATCCATACATTTCAAGGTAATTTCCTTTCATGAATAGTCTCACATAAAAAGCTAGGACAATGCTTGTTCGTGAGAGCAGGAATTATGACATTAAACCCGTTCTAAATGGCAACTCTCAACCCCCATCCCTATTGAGCAACGCTTTTCATAACTTTATTGATTACCAACCACCAGTAACTTGCACAGGGACATGACCCTAGGAAATATTTACCTGTGGCCCCTCTACTAACTCATCCAACACGTAAAGGACATCTTTTTTCCAGGTACCAATAGTTCCTTCTGATAGCACCCCCTCCGAGGCCCCATGTCCTGTGTAGTCGAACCTGGCAAAACATAAATAGAACAGCCCATGGCAGTGAGTATCAGAGGGTAAAATAAAGGCAAGCCATGAAACGCTAAGGAAAAAGTGAATGTAGATTTGAGACACAAGTACATTAAATCATTTATATCCACAACACTGGACATGGGATGAGGCCTTTGACTTTTCAGTGTGATAGAGCCATTTCATATTTATATCAGCTCAGGAATGGAGGTGTTGAATGACAATGCAAGCTTTGGAACGGCTatatttcatccatccatccatccatccattttcaataccgcttatcctcattagggtcgcgggggcgctggagcctatcccagctgacatagggcgaaggcaggggacaccctggacaggccgccagtccatcgagggcacatgtagggacatacaaccattcactctcacattcacacctatgggcaatttagagatcaattaacctgcagcatgtctttggactgtgggaggaagccagagagcccggagagaacccacgctgccacggggagaacatgcaaactccacacagaaggaccgctccgaccgggaattgaacccgcggccctcttgctgtgaggcgacagtgctagccactacaccaccgtgcagcccatatatatataaggcTATATTTCAAAAATATCTAAATGATGGAAAGTTGATTAATTTCTGGTTAAGGCCTCTCACACGTTACCAGTTGTTGCATTGTTTAAATGCAATCCTTtggcttttcaaaacacaataaaatatattatttatactaTGGCATATTTTGCTTGTTTCACAGTGCCACTATATGTATTGTATCTTACTTATATGGTATAATATATCAAATTATTTTAAGCGGCTGTCCCACAGAAATTGCATTCCCTTTTCTATTAATTATTCCAGtcaacacacaataacaaaaatcCAGCCTAACTtattgtatacatgtacttCTCCTGTTCTTTGATCAAGGctgagtgtgggtgtgtggtgggTGCATGCATCTTTTCCAGTTTGTGCATTATAATGTTGCTCTTTGCAAAGCACACATTGGATTATCTGTGTTCAGTTTTAAGAGCTATGAGAGTGGagtttaaaagttgtattatttgGACCTATTGCAGGTGTTTCTCAGTTTATAGATAGAAAACAAGACTAAAGACATCAAGGACTGTATTCTGTCCTAGCTGTTCTCCACTGTATGTATGAGGTATGTCTATTtgatattttatgtatttagtaTGACTTTATGAGCATTTCATGGTCCTATGTGCACCTCTATTGACTTACCTAAGGTATGAGTGCCCTAGTGACCTACAGAACTCCTCCAGTGCCTCGGCCTTCTGCCCATTCATGTTGGAGCCATATCCTGGGAGGAAGACCACACCTGGGCTCTTCCCCTTCACTCTTCTGTAGGCCAGCTTGGGAAGGTCTGGTCGTGAAGCATACTGCACTGTGGACTTGTGTCTCCTGACCCCTGGTTGGCACAGTACAACAAAAACGTGTTACGTAAATGATTCACAACAACCTAGGGTAAAATAGCTCAATTAGAAAAAACATTTGCTAAATACAATGCCACACCCctcattttataaaatgatGCTTCTCTTGACGCACACTAGAATACAGCACATGGATACTAGAGACACAAGTGTGGACTTTTTACCCCCGTAACGACCAAAGATACCAACAATTGAGGCACAGTTACATAACGGGACCAATTATTGTCGAAGTGGTTTCAAATGTAACGACAATCAACGGAGACGACGCAAACACATTTAGAAGCGCAAACACAGCACCGCTTCCATGCCGTACATTTTTAAGACGACGCAGTCTGTGCGAGCCACACCCCCTCCTGTGCGTTTAAATGCCCTCATGTTGAATTCAGACGATGTGAAAATAATTGTACCAAATGGGGAGATTTGAACAAACCTTCCAGGTGCTGTGAAGACAAAGCTGCGAGACCTCTATTACTTAAAATATGTGAAAGTCCTCTGCGGCAGGACCTCAGCGCGACGGCTGCCATACTGCTCCGTGATCCACTGACGAAGTATCGCGAGAGGAGTAGCACCAGTGACTCTCGTTTACTCCCAGCACATGTAGTCCATTACATTACTACAGTAAAGCTCTGTGGAGCAGTGGTGGAAGTATACAGATCAGTTAAAGTAGCAATACAGTGTAAACATACTGCTGTCCTGCAGTCAAACTACTTAAAAAGTACAGAGGTACATAGACCCTTGTCAATGTTGTATTGTAacattatttaatatacatatattttgtatGCATTTTATTCTAGCCACTACAGCCATCAGGCAAATGCAGTGGAGTAAACGTATACAGGAGGAACACATGTTAAATGTCAAAGTACATATCTCATAGCTGTACTTGAGTGCTTGACTAAATGTAGCAGTTGCTATATTCcaccaaatatatttttgtcagatgccaaaatagaaaaagactacatttattctcctcctcctcctcctcctcctcctcctcctcctcctcctactactactgtactattTCTGCACTTATAGTAACATATCTTTAGTGGCAGCCAAAAACCTTTGTTTAACTTAAAAATTCAACCTATACGTGAGTTTTTTATACTGAATTTTTAGTTTGTATAGGCTGTGATGAAATAAGTATCCACATCCTTTATTAAAGCAACATTGGCAATACCCCACTGTCAAATAATTACATATAGTTACAAGTTACCATGAGTGCTCCATTCAA
It contains:
- the tagln3b gene encoding transgelin-3b — its product is MANRGPSYGLSREVQEKIEQKYDPDLEQRLVDWIVGQCGGNLERPQTGRENFQKWLMDGTILCRLINSLYPRGKEPIKKILETQMAFKQMEKISQFLQAAEAYGVTTTDIFQTVDLWEGKDMAAVQRTLMALGSVAVTKDDGHYRGDRDWFHRKAQGYRREFSQEQLRQGQSLIGLQMGSNRGASQAGMTGYGMHRQIM
- the abhd10b gene encoding mycophenolic acid acyl-glucuronide esterase, mitochondrial; amino-acid sequence: MAAVALRSCRRGLSHILSNRGLAALSSQHLEGVRRHKSTVQYASRPDLPKLAYRRVKGKSPGVVFLPGYGSNMNGQKAEALEEFCRSLGHSYLRFDYTGHGASEGVLSEGTIGTWKKDVLYVLDELVEGPQIMVGSSIGGWFMLLAAIARPEKTAALVGISTAADLIVTSFNSLPLETRKEFEEKGAWTMPSKHSEEGLYKFSMDFLREAENHCVLQSPIPITCPVRLIHGLKDEDVPWHISMQVAERILSNDVDVILRRHGQHRMSERDDIKLMVYTIDDLIDKLTTLV